The Branchiostoma lanceolatum isolate klBraLanc5 chromosome 7, klBraLanc5.hap2, whole genome shotgun sequence nucleotide sequence CGGCCCTGGCGCTCAAGCTCAATACACCTTCGAACCGTTCTATTGACATACAGTATAAACATACAAAGCACCATTGCATTTGTCAAACGTCTTCTTGTTTAACAACATGAAATTAAAATTTGGACGTGGTTAGCACTTCAGAAAGAAACGATTTACAGGAGACGCACTTCTATATATGAACATGAGAAGGAAATGTGTCGTTGATGACCTAACATCGCATTattttgtttgtgaaatgtctCAAATATTGTGATTCTTTAATTTTGATGGTCACATTATTGGAGACAAAGTCGAATAAGCCTAAAAAACTTAACTCTTTACGAGCCTTTCAtcatttccccattcccgaaaagaccgaaattttgCAATCTGGCGGTCGTTTTAGCTACTTTAGACACggtcgggagcggtactgcagggtAGGCTCTAAAAGGGTATAGCGTCCCGACTTGGAAAAATGTGACAAAGTATGCCAGACATTAGGCTTAGAGCCTGTGAACACTTCTCAAACAGGTCCAGACGACTTCACTTACATTTCGAATCACAtttgaaacttttaaaagcAAGAGTTGTCATTAAAAGGATCAGTTTTTAGGCGGCGAGCGAGGAGCCTTTGTAGCGCCCTGGCCACcggtcgaagcgccacctacattccaTGTCCATGTAAAGTTACATATCACTTTTGGTTCAAAATGAGTATGCTAGGGCTGTACGTCGATATCATCCGCTTTGCCTTGAATAACTGTTCGTCTGTTTATGCGGGGTAAGAGACTCTCAGAGTAGCCCGGAAGTCACTcagaaaacataaaaccatctgTCACCccaacatatacattgtacttggagattaggtaggTTGTCTAGTTTCAGAAGACGGTGTAGCAAACTAActtctaacgttatatttctttagtctctaccagacttactacgccggctatagggaaaatatttgccggggggactttggccatggagggttacattcgcaGGCCTAGTTtgcaatatttgaccctctctccgcagccgactcccttcatacaatgtTAACTCgaacagaaatttaaaaaaaaatggttcaGCAATCCTCATTTAGGTGAAGCCAAAACTTtctacatttgtgtgtgtgaattaTAAGAACGATCGCTTCCATAGCTGGAGGTATGAGAGATTGTCGTAAGAATGTAGTTGCAGTACTGCAGCAAACAGATAGGAGCGCTAATTGACAACTCTAGTTTCAGTATCAACATACAGTATGCAGAACTAGCTTGCTTGGCAATGACAATAAAAACTGGCCCTCCAATCAAGTTCGCTTGTGTTAATTTGTCAATCTCGATGTTTGTCACACCCTCATCTTATTAAGCATTCAGCAAATGGCACTgcaattatttttcaattcaacCAATTTTTGTTCACGTAGTTTGGGTGGGGAGAACTATCATGGCTATCAACTTCTGATTATCTCAAGTGTTTTTGCAGTTCTCGTCATCCTATATTTTAGTCTACCACCGCAGTTgggattatgcaaatgacaattCAACCCACCAGAGAAGAGGTAACTACATGCATTTTGTCCAAGACCAAACTTGCTGATTTCTTTAGCATACTGTTCCCTTATCTATATATCTAACTCTTTGAGTGGCTGCAAAAATAGGAAAAAGCTGTGTGAATAATTTACTTGAGGAATATGAATGCTTTAGTGTTTTTCGGGTAGCTAATTCCTCTGCATCTTTTCAAGCTAATAACAGTCTGGTAGAGAAATGTTTCAAATGCTTAGAAGCTGGTatagaaaataatataaaactTTTCCACAGATTTGCTCAAAGGCTCAGCCTGGGGGCATGCTAAATTGTTTAACTCTCTGACATCTATGGCATGAAAGGTTAAGGCCAGAGGGGCAGTGcttaaattatggtaatgacggtggagcccatctctctccttccaccgcctttcatatccccaaccaaagtcaggtacctatttaaTGGGTGGAGTagggaaattcgtgtaaagtgtctttcccaaggggcTAAATCTAGACTGGGATGACAGGAATTGATTTTGTGACCTCTCAATCCCTTGTCTACTACTACTAGCCACCAAGTACAACTCACAAAAAGACATCACTGAAACAGTGTGTAAACTTTGAACAATTTATTTTGTTCATACAAGATCACAACATGGTGACACGTGCCAATTGCACTGACCTGCAGGGACACATATTAGAGTCAACTCATGACCTTTTAACCTCTGAACTTTAACATCTCCACTCCCTGATAATGCACTTGACGCCACAATATCATCATGTACGAGAACAATAACAAAAGTAAATGTAATATTTAAAGTGTACatattcttttttgttttttaaaattatCTATATAAAATTTGTTCACTTAGGAGTTAAATACTAGcccaaatactagtactataaTCTGACCTAAAAGTCTGGACATTATGTCAGGATTGGTATGGGCAGTACACAATCGCCCCTACCTTCTATGGGTGGTACTGCAGTAAATCAATGTATATAATATACCTGACAACACATCACAGACTCATTCAATTTGCTACTTCCTTCTGAGTTGAAGACAGATGGTTCTGACTGCCCCAACAACTGTACATATACAGCCATTACAGCTGTAATAAGGTTCATTATAATTGGCTTGAGTGCATTGCAAAACATTAGCGAAAATCCCTATATAATCATGACCAACCAAGATCTGCGGTCCGTGCTACAATATTATACACATGGTGATCATACATAATACCATTGCAACAACAGGGATTTTCAGGTGCTAACAATGCACCCATTCTCCGTCCACTCCAAGTGGGTATTGCAGTTAGGTAATTTATCTAACTACTAAGGATGCGCACAGCCAGGTACTGCTTAGCTCAAGGACAATGATAATATACCCAACCTTTCCTAACAGTTCTTGAAGTTGGTGAAATCCTGAACAGACAACACTTAATACTTCAGGGACAATCTTTAAGGAAGGGTAGTACAGTTTGAGTTTCACTTGCTGCtacatgtttcttttttaagtttctTTTAAGAATACATGCATACCTTGCTGTCATCCTGCATGGACTATGACAAAAGCCCTGGGCATTTGCTGTGTGTTAACTTGTTGCAAGACTGGCCTGATGCCAATTTACAACAATCGTTTTTCGCCAAATCAAGGGACGACTTTTAAATGGACTGCATACTGGCTCATTCTGGCAACAAATAATTTCTTAACAAAACCATCATGTTTACAGCTATCTTATACATAAACAAGCTAACCCTATTACTTGTAGTCTATTTGTAGCACTACAAGTATGTCTTGTTGGTCCTTCCATTTAGGGTGATTACAAAGTCATTAATTGAATGTCTTTTTAGTCCATTTTTTTCGCAACATTGTGATATAAAACATTACAGCATAATAATTCAATAACAAATACCTGCACGTTGTCGAAACCCTCCCCCCTTTCAGATTTCTTGCTACGGCTACCTATTTAACAAATATATACCAACAACAGGAAAGTTTGGTTTGGCTTGGCTGTGATATCAGCTTAGGCTGACACACTATACAGTGTTTTATAAATCTGTGACAACTGCTTTGGCACATCTTCCACCATTTACGTGCTCACTAACGAGCACTGTAACGAGTCTCTACCCTGTTGTGTACAAGATTCAATGTCCAGCCGAGAGATCTGTGCGGGCAGGAATATGTGCTGAGTCCGTTCCACCCCTGTCCGGCAGAGTGGACACACTTCCAGGCACGCCGCGCACTCGTCGCAACAAACAACATGTCCGCACGGGGAGAAAACTGTGCTGATTTCCTCGTCCATACACACCCGACACAACAACGCCTCCTCCAGCTTACATAtacgctcctgcagttccactGCTTCCACACACCCACACCTACAGTCAATGTCGTCGCACCGACAACCTTCCGTCAGATTGTTCAACGAGTTTACCTCGGTTGGTGGCAGTTGGACCGCCGTTCCCCGCGTGTACAGTAATCTCCTGGTCTCCTCGTAAACCTCGCGGCAGGTGCGGCGCACGTCAAACACATACTTTTTCCCAACGACAGTGTTCTCGTTAAACAGAGACACCAGAGTGCCCTTAAAGTCCCGGCTGAACTGAGTGATGACGGCACTCCTCACGGTCTCACACCGGTAGAAGGCGTGCTTCTCCGTCACCGCTCGGTAGAGGGCGTTGGCCATCTTGGTGTTTGGGAGCTTGAAGCCGAGAGTTGTATTAGTCCCTGTCGTTTCCAGTATCGTCAGAAAGAAGCACTTCCCTGCGTGAGTGGCCATCTGTACCTGGGTGAACAGCACACTGAAACACAAAAGGAACCAAAATGAGGatacaaagaacaaaacaattttctcttctttgtaattatttagCAATGCAGGATTCCTGATTTAATCAAACATTCACTTGTCCTAATCTAAAACTAGGGTTCTGTAAACTGATTTCAGTACAATTCCTCCAACTGTTCAGCAAACATAGAAATAATAGTTCAAAATAACTAAACCCTCAGATCATTGGTCCATGCAAGACCTCTCTTTTAGCTCCTAGTGGCAAACAGCCAACTTATTTATGGATCAAGGAGCTTAAGGAAGTAATGGCTGTGTCAGGAAAAACAAAATAGGCAAGCAAGATGGTAATTTGACATGTACACCTCTATAGCCCATAAGTTGTATCATTTTACATTCTATGTAATA carries:
- the LOC136438951 gene encoding E3 ubiquitin-protein ligase MYLIP-like — protein: MWCFVSRPDSVLLEVELGPKACGQECLDKVCKKLGIVEVDYFGLQYSGGKGTDSRPLWLNTRNRLSRQLDGPPPYRLRFRVKFFVPPHLLLQEATRHMFYLHLKEDLAEGRLTAPTNKAARIAALIAQAETGDYDCNNADLYASCYPAYLPTWSNDILSAIAAEHDKIRGMKRATAEYNMVKECSELEGYGQENYAVKDSSGVNMHIGVGPEGILLMDDDLNTIQSVLFTQVQMATHAGKCFFLTILETTGTNTTLGFKLPNTKMANALYRAVTEKHAFYRCETVRSAVITQFSRDFKGTLVSLFNENTVVGKKYVFDVRRTCREVYEETRRLLYTRGTAVQLPPTEVNSLNNLTEGCRCDDIDCRCGCVEAVELQERICKLEEALLCRVCMDEEISTVFSPCGHVVCCDECAACLEVCPLCRTGVERTQHIFLPAQISRLDIESCTQQGRDSLQCSLVST